The genomic DNA CGCCCTCCGCCGGCGGAATCAACCTGCCGGCAAGGCAAGTAATGCTGCAAATCACCGGCCAGAAATGTACTCACTCTGCACTCGATGGCTGATCGCCGCTGCGGCAGGCCTGCAGCACAGCAGCGGCCGCCGCCCCTTGCCAGAGCGATGACGTGGCCGTTCACTACCCCCGGGACACGACAGTCCAGACCCGCCGTCTCGGTGACGTTCCGCGCCGTGAACATCGCGACCGACCACAGTATGTGGGTCGACGGCTTAAGGGATGGGAGCTGGGGCGGTCTGCCCTGGGCAGGGATGAATTCCGGCATCCATGGATGCCAACAACGTCCCCGAATCGGGCTCACAGCAGGACCGGTTCACGGGCGCACAGGGTTGGCTCAGCTGGAGACAGGAGTGCGGGACAGGGCGGTGCGCAGCGCGAAGGCTCCGAGCAAACCACCTGCCGTGAACCGCTGTGCGGTCATGGCGCGGGGCCGGGCGGCCAGAAACCCCGACACCCGTGCTGCGCTCAGCATGATCAGAGCGTTCACGGAGATCCCCACGATGATCTGCACACCACCGAGTTGGAGCAGTTGTCCCCAGGCCGGACCTGCCTGCGGGTCCAAGAACTGGGGCAGTAGGGCGGCATACATAAGCGCGATCTTGGGGTTGAGTAGGTTGGTCAGCAGCCCCATCGAGAACAGGCGGGCGTCGGAGACCGGAGGCAGGTCCTGGGCCGGAGCGAAGGGCGAGCGGCCCCCGGGCTTGAGCATGCCCCACGCGAGGTAGCCCAGGTAGGCGGCCCCAGCAAGCTTGACCACCGTGAACGCCACCGGCACGGCGGCGAACAACGCGGACAGTCCAGCAGCCGCGGCCAGCAGATAGCACACGAATCCCATAGCGGTCCCACTGAGGCTGACCAGGCCCGCCCTGCGGCCTTGGGTGATCGCGCGGGAGGCGAGGTGGATCATGTTCGGTCCCGGAGTCAGGGCCATGCCCAGTTCGACCAGGGCCACTCCTCCGATTGCCGCCAGAGTGATCACCGGTCGACCTCCTGGTCGTTCGTCGGGTACCTGGTACCCGGAGTAGGGCGTCGCCCGGCTGCAACGGACGGGTGCGACGCATCAGCAGCGCCTTCCTTCGCCTACTGCAGGATACGGCCTTGCCGCTCGGCATCTCCACGCGCGGCGGCCAACACAGGCCTCCAGGCCCGGCCCGAGGCGCATGTCGGTGCCGAGAACTCCGCACACCTGTACTTCAGCAACGGCGAGCACCGCTGCCGCTATCCGGTCCCGCACCTGGCCGGTGTGATGGCGTGTACAGCGGTGGAGACGCTACTGGAGCCGCCTCCCCGATCTGGTGCTCGCCGTCGAACCGTCGGAGCTGACCTGGCGTCCGTCGATCTGGATGCGGGGGCTGACGTCCCTGCCGGTGCGATTCACCCCGTCGATGCACTGATCACGCTCTTCGCGTGCCGGGCGCGGGATTGCCCGGCACGCGAAGGGGGTGGGCGCGACGACCGGTATGCGTTCAGCCGGTGACCGGGGTGAAACGCACCGGCAGCGACTGCGGGCCGCGGGTGAAGACGCCGTGTTCACGCGGGTCGAAGCCGTCGGCGAGACGGAGGTCGGGCATGGCGTCGAGCAGCTGGTTCACACCGATTTCGACCTCTGCCTTGGCCAGCAGCGCGCCGACGCAGAAGTGCCGGCCGAGCGCGAAGGCCAGATGGTCGGCCGCGGCCGAGAACGCCGAGGTGGTGGTGAGGTCGTCCCGGAAGATGTCGAACCGGTCGGGCTCACGGTAGCGGCGCTCGTCCCGGTTGGCGGCTCCGATGAGGCAGGTCACCGTGGCGCCCTGCGGGATGGTGCCGCCGCTGACCTCGACGTCGGTGGCCGACTGCCTCATGATCATGTGGACCGGCGGGGTGTAGCGAAGGGTCTCCGCGAAGGCAGCGGCTATCAGGCTCCGGTCCTCACGGACCGCGGCAAGTTGCTCAGGGTGCTGCAGCAGGTTGGCCAGGATGCTGGCGATCGCCTTGTCGGTGGTCTCACCCCCGGCGGCCAGCAGAAGGCTGCAGAACGCCTTGATGTCCTCGTCGCTCATTCGGACGCCGTCGACCTCGGCGGCACACAGGCTCGACAGCAGGTCGTCACCGAGGTTGTCACGCCGCTCGCGGATGATCGGGATCATGTACTCGGCGAACTCCACACGCGTGCGCTCGCCGGCATCGGTCACCTCGGCATCTCCGGAGAGGTTGCCGAGGAACGCGATCACCGTGGTGTACCAGCGGTGGAACCGCGCGTGGTCGGCCTTGTCCAGACCCAGCATGTCCGCGATGACGTTGACCGGAAACCGGGTCGCGTAGTCGCTGACGATGTCGGCCGCGCCGGAGTGCCGGAAGGCATCGATGAGTTCACGCGAGTTGCGCTCGATGACGGGCAGGAACTTCTCCTGGAGGTCGCTGCCGCGGAACGCGGGCGCGACGAGCGCGCGGCGCACCGCGTGTTCCCGGCCGCTGAGCTGAAGGATCGTCTTGCCGTGGACGGGCTCCAGCTGCCAGTTGTAGTTGTCGGTGGTGAACTCGGACTGTTTGTCCTTGAAGACTCGTTCGACGTCGTCGTAGCGGGAGATGATGTAACTCTGCGTGGCCTCGTGCCAGATCAGCGGTTCCTTCTCGCGCATCGCCGCGTATGCGGCATAGGGATCCGTCGCGAACTCGGGCGAGAGGATGTCGGACACCTGGGGGGCAGTGGACACGGGACTCCTTGAGGTAGATGCGCATCGTCACAGTGCAGGTTAATGATCTTTCGTTGGCTCAAACAGTGTGCCGTACAACGAAGTTGAGCGCCCGACAGACAATGCATTCACAACAACGAGGTCGACGCGCGGACGGGCACTCGGCCTCGGGGCAGGAGCCGGGACAGAATCGCCCTGACGCCTACCGGATCCGTGCAGGCCGCTCGTGCCCCCGGTGAGCGGACTCCCGGTTCCACCGA from Streptomyces sp. NBC_01707 includes the following:
- a CDS encoding LysE family translocator is translated as MITLAAIGGVALVELGMALTPGPNMIHLASRAITQGRRAGLVSLSGTAMGFVCYLLAAAAGLSALFAAVPVAFTVVKLAGAAYLGYLAWGMLKPGGRSPFAPAQDLPPVSDARLFSMGLLTNLLNPKIALMYAALLPQFLDPQAGPAWGQLLQLGGVQIIVGISVNALIMLSAARVSGFLAARPRAMTAQRFTAGGLLGAFALRTALSRTPVSS
- a CDS encoding cytochrome P450; amino-acid sequence: MSTAPQVSDILSPEFATDPYAAYAAMREKEPLIWHEATQSYIISRYDDVERVFKDKQSEFTTDNYNWQLEPVHGKTILQLSGREHAVRRALVAPAFRGSDLQEKFLPVIERNSRELIDAFRHSGAADIVSDYATRFPVNVIADMLGLDKADHARFHRWYTTVIAFLGNLSGDAEVTDAGERTRVEFAEYMIPIIRERRDNLGDDLLSSLCAAEVDGVRMSDEDIKAFCSLLLAAGGETTDKAIASILANLLQHPEQLAAVREDRSLIAAAFAETLRYTPPVHMIMRQSATDVEVSGGTIPQGATVTCLIGAANRDERRYREPDRFDIFRDDLTTTSAFSAAADHLAFALGRHFCVGALLAKAEVEIGVNQLLDAMPDLRLADGFDPREHGVFTRGPQSLPVRFTPVTG